The following proteins come from a genomic window of Puntigrus tetrazona isolate hp1 chromosome 15, ASM1883169v1, whole genome shotgun sequence:
- the LOC122359290 gene encoding mid1-interacting protein 1-B-like, whose amino-acid sequence MQSADAKLSRSSLLLALRRYSTAVHNMEQTILLPSLLRDVPYDNDPDCEVADNSMDLYEYYLLLKAIKNTVESGLVPHDDAKSKSHAILHKGLEPLLEAEPEALFHFHLRGLFTVMATLTKKSQNLTEKYLDIVGISR is encoded by the coding sequence ATGCAGTCTGCTGATGCCAAGCTCAGCCGAAGCTCCCTGCTGCTGGCCCTGAGGCGCTACAGCACAGCAGTGCACAATATGGAGCAGACCATCCTGCTTCCCAGCCTCCTCAGAGACGTACCATACGACAACGATCCGGACTGTGAGGTCGCAGACAACAGCATGGACCTGTACGAGTACTATCTTCTGCTGAAAGCCATCAAGAACACGGTGGAGAGCGGCCTCGTCCCACACGATGACGCCAAGTCCAAGAGTCACGCCATCCTGCACAAAGGCCTGGAGCCTCTGCTGGAGGCCGAGCCTGAGGCGCTTTTCCATTTCCATCTGCGAGGCCTGTTCACAGTCATGGCAACGCTCACGAAGAAGTCCCAGAACTTGACTGAGAAATATTTGGACATCGTTGGCATCAGTCGTTAA
- the rab30 gene encoding ras-related protein Rab-30, whose amino-acid sequence MSMEDYDYLFKIVLIGNAGVGKTCLVRRFTQGLFPPGQGATIGVDFMIKTVEIKGVKVKLQIWDTAGQERFRSITQSYYRSANALILTYDITCEDSFRCLPEWLREIEQYANNQVVTILVGNKIDLADKREVHRQRAEEFAEAQSMLYLETSAKESDNVEKLFLDLACKLIREAKQNTLDNNDSTPMPGEGKNINYLSCCSMN is encoded by the exons ATGAGCATGGAGGATTATGACTACTTATTCAAAATTGTGCTGATAGGAAATGCAGGAGTGGGCAAAACCTGCCTCGTCCGACGCTTCACTCAG GGGCTCTTCCCTCCCGGACAAGGTGCCACTATTGGAGTTGACTTCATGATCAAAACTGTGGAAATAAAAGGAGTGAAGGTGAAG CTCCAGATCTGGGACACGGCCGGGCAGGAGCGGTTCCGCTCAATTACCCAGAGTTACTACCGCAGTGCCAACGCTCTCATTCTCACCTACGACATCACCTGTGAAGATTCCTTCCGGTGCCTTCCTGAGTGGCTGAGGGAGATCGAGCAGTACGCCAACAACCAAGTAGTGACAATCTTAGTAG GGAATAAGATAGACCTGGCTGATAAGCGAGAAGTCCATCGGCAGCGGGCAGAGGAGTTCGCGGAGGCGCAGAGCATGCTTTATCTGGAGACCTCTGCCAAAGAATCGGACAACGTGGAGAAGCTCTTTCTGGATCTGGCCTGCAAACTGATCCGCGAGGCCAAGCAAAACACGCTGGACAACAACGACTCCACTCCCATGCCTGGAGAAGGGAAAAACATCAATTACTTGAGTTGCTGCAGCATGAACTAG
- the ndufc2 gene encoding NADH dehydrogenase [ubiquinone] 1 subunit C2, which yields MWFLPDEAKGLPPPNIVNRNSLWFGLIGWVSAMLHNSCNRRPALKAGVHRQLLMTTVGWFVGYHLTKIVNYKTAKLDTEMFEYVRQHPEGFAQKEPKTFAEIVEPFHPIR from the exons ATGTGGTTTCTGCCTGACGAGGCGAAAGGTTTGCCTCCACCAAATATCGTTAACAGAAATTCGTTGTGGTTCGGTCTGATCGGCTGGGTGTCCGCGATGCTGCACAACTCCTGTAACCgcaggcctgcgctcaaagcaG GTGTTCATCGCCAATTGCTGATGACAACTGTCGGGTGGTTCGTTGGCTATCATCTCACAAAAATTGTGAATTATAAAACCGCCAAATTGGACACAGAAATGTTTGAGTACGTCCGGCAGCATCCTGAGGGATTTGCACAGAAAG AACCGAAGACATTTGCTGAAATCGTGGAGCCTTTTCATCCCATTCGTTGA
- the guca1c gene encoding guanylyl cyclase-activating protein 3 — translation MGAHGSSLDEVLAEDMHHWYNKFMRESPSGLITLFELKTMLQMQGMTEEASSYVDQVFYTFDMDGDGYIDFVEYIAAVSLLLKGEINQKLKWYFKLFDQDGNGKIDRDEMETIFKAIQDITRSYDIPPDDIVSLIYERIDVNNEGELTLEEFITGAKEHPDIMEMLTKMMDLTHVLEIIVNGQKKKE, via the exons ATGGGTGCCCACGGATCCAGCCTGGATGAAGTCTTGGCTGAGGACATGCACCACTGGTACAACAAGTTCATGAGGGAATCGCCATCTGGTCTCATCACGCTCTTTGAACTCAAGACCATGCTACAGATGCAGGGGATGACTGAGGAAGCCAGCAGCTATGTGGATCAAGTCTTTTACACCTTTGATATGGATGGG GATGGTTATATAGATTTTGTAGAATACATTGCAGCTGTAAGTCTTCTACTGAAAGGAGAGATAAACCAGAAGCTGAAGTGGTACTTCAAACTCTTTGATCAGGATGGAAATGGCAAGATTGACAGAGATGAAATGGAGACCATATTCAAA GCCATCCAGGACATTACCCGCAGTTATGACATCCCTCCAGATGATATTGTATCTTTGATCTACGAGAGAATTGATGTCAATAACGAAG GTGAGTTGACGTTGGAGGAATTCATCACAGGGGCTAAAGAACATCCTGATATCATGGAGATGCTCACCAAGATGATGGACCTCACCCACGTCCTGGAGATCATAGTCAATGGGCAAAAAAAGAAGGAGTGA